TAGACTCCCTCATGAGAGTCAGAAGAGAGACCCCATCTGGCTGTTTCCCAGTTTTCCATTCCGGATTCGGCATCATCGACGGCCAGTAACGAGGGTGACCCAACAAGAACTGAAATAGTGTCAACGTACGATTCATATTCCCCGTCCTCCATGGTGACGAGCAGACCTGCAGGACAGCCCGCAACCGCAGAGGGATCCACGGTCCCTGTAAGACTTACGGGAAAGTCAATACTCTCCCACTTATCGAGTACGCCCAGATCGGCGCTCACAGGATCGAAATCGATGGTCGCAGACAGGGGAGAGAACGCTGCGTTGACATTACCGAAAGAAGATCTCAATCCGGCATTCATCAGGCTGACGGAGAAGGTGACGGGATCGCCAGGATCAACCTGTTCAGGGCTGATCTGCACGTGTTCAATCTTCAGGAGGGTACCGGCAATGCGGGCGAAATAGAGATTAGGCCACACGTTTTCCTCGCAAAGAGGAACGATTCTGTCTGTGGATGGCCAGAAAAAGTCATCGGATGTTCCCACTTCGGGCGTATAGGCAATAAGTCCCAGACCACCGTAGGAAAAGTCAACGGCATCCCCGTTGACCGGATATGCCAGAGTCTCAAGGCCCGTCCCCACACGATAATGATTGAATTTGGTCATCTCTGCCCCATAGGCCCGAAGCATGGTCAGGTCCGGTTCAGGAGGATACTCACCAGTGCCGTAAGAATGGAGGAGAAGATTGGAATAAGCGTGGTAATGGAGAACGTTTTTGAAATCCTTGCTCTCCATGAATTCCCGGATAACGGCCGTCTCGGGTTCAGAAAATGCACTATCGCCCCTGAAGACGTTAGAGCAGGGATCGGGGCTGGAGCCCAGGTTGTTCAGACCCCAATCGTAGCTGTAATTTCGATTCAGATCCACACCGCGACTGGTCTCTTCTGCACAGTTCGTTTCCCGCCGGTTCTTGCGATGCATGCCCCCTCCTTGAGGAGCTATTCTTTCATTGTAGACATACCCGTCCGGATTGAGGACGGGAACAAACCAGAGCTCTCGGTTTTCCAGCACAAAGGTAGCCAGATCATCCCTTCCATAGTTTTCGCACAGATGGTACATGAAATAGATGAGGTTCATCATACCCAGCGGCTCACGGGCGCGCGTGACACCCGTGTACAGAGCCAGAGGCTCCAAATCACCCCCGACGTTTTCGTTCTCAGTCACGTTATCGGACAGTTTCACGGCCCAGATGTCACGACCCTCCAGGGACAATCCAATACTTGTTTTTTCCGACACGAGGGTGGGATACATCACGTGGAGTGAATCGAGTTCCGCGGTCATTTCATCGTAGGTATAGTTTCCGCCCATGGACCCCAGCTCAAATCCGCCATGGAACTTTTGGGTTGGCTGGAAGCGCTTTTTGTAGAACCTGGTAAGGTTTTCCTCAAGGATTTCGAGCCGCATCCCCAGTTCCCGCAATTTCGCGACCTGTGTGCGGGTGGCAACAACATCGACAAACACACCCTTTTTCACTCGAACATGGTCCAGCGGTATGCCCGCCTCATGTATTAGTTGAAGATCCGACATATCCGAATAGTAGACCCTTACCTGCTGATAAATCTCCTGTCCGGATGCACCGGTCATGGCGAAGCAAATAAAGACAGCCAGAATGGAGGCAGTCACTTTCATGGGTATAATCAAATTACTGCACGGCTTTGAGATTTCAAATGAGGGAAGAAGTAAATGTATGCAGATGAGATCTTGTGGCAATTGGCCAATCTGGTAAGTGCCAGAGGAACTTGGTTTCCTTGCACACCCCCACATTCTCGTGGCGGAATTGTCTCGACCGTGACTTTGTTTCGCGCTTTTTCCCGATTGAATCGGGACGTTGGAAAATCTCAAGATCCTGTGGAGAAGCTCGGCCGGAAAACAATTTGAGCGAGGCTGCCTGCGCCCGTGGGAATCAACGGCACAACTATTTTTGGGCCGTTTTTCGCGTTGCATTACCTGCGTCCCCGCCTGCCACCCGATCACTGCCTGGTGGGAGAAGGGCTGACAGGTATTCAAGAAATGAACAAGAAAAGGTGATGAGAAAACCAGCTGGAATAAGAGCCCTATTTCCTACATGCTTTCGAGGTGCTGGACGAGTCTTGTCTCATGAATAGAGCATCAGGTATACGACAATGCCTGACAGGGATACATACAACCAGAGAGGCAGAGTAATCCTGGCGATGGATCGATGTTTTGCCACTTGCAGCGTCCACCCTCTGTAGAGCGTAACGAGGGCGAGGGGCAGGATGACCGCGGCCAGAATGATGTGAGTCACCAGTACAGAGTAGTAAAGGAGAGGCCACTGTCCGCCATACGACGTCGGCCCACTTCTGAACCAGTGATAGACCATATACGAAGCCAGAAACAGTGCCGAAGTTCCGAAGGCAGCCTGCATGAAATTCCGGTGATGGCGAACCTTCTTCCGCTTGATGAAAACGTAGGCTATGAGAAGCAGGCTGCTA
This portion of the Candidatus Neomarinimicrobiota bacterium genome encodes:
- a CDS encoding M14 family zinc carboxypeptidase, with translation MKVTASILAVFICFAMTGASGQEIYQQVRVYYSDMSDLQLIHEAGIPLDHVRVKKGVFVDVVATRTQVAKLRELGMRLEILEENLTRFYKKRFQPTQKFHGGFELGSMGGNYTYDEMTAELDSLHVMYPTLVSEKTSIGLSLEGRDIWAVKLSDNVTENENVGGDLEPLALYTGVTRAREPLGMMNLIYFMYHLCENYGRDDLATFVLENRELWFVPVLNPDGYVYNERIAPQGGGMHRKNRRETNCAEETSRGVDLNRNYSYDWGLNNLGSSPDPCSNVFRGDSAFSEPETAVIREFMESKDFKNVLHYHAYSNLLLHSYGTGEYPPEPDLTMLRAYGAEMTKFNHYRVGTGLETLAYPVNGDAVDFSYGGLGLIAYTPEVGTSDDFFWPSTDRIVPLCEENVWPNLYFARIAGTLLKIEHVQISPEQVDPGDPVTFSVSLMNAGLRSSFGNVNAAFSPLSATIDFDPVSADLGVLDKWESIDFPVSLTGTVDPSAVAGCPAGLLVTMEDGEYESYVDTISVLVGSPSLLAVDDAESGMENWETARWGLSSDSHEGVYSLTDSPGRDYGRNARNDLTLAEPLDLTGASHSVLRFWAKWDIEAVWDFVQVRASTDGLDWIPLWGEHMVGGSGSGVQPRGEPGYDGTQLEWVPETVDLSHFDGEPEVFVGFVLRSDQYVQGDGFYLDDLEVVSYPAFEIAGGDVTRDCVIDVADVSAAVDMILEPDLSSALERQLADVNSDRSVDIFDIVLLVDTILGNAN
- a CDS encoding DUF420 domain-containing protein; translation: MRDRFWVRIIFIVSGVILAVVAFLILGARPGGPDGHPGVSYLPHVNAALNGITSSLLLIAYVFIKRKKVRHHRNFMQAAFGTSALFLASYMVYHWFRSGPTSYGGQWPLLYYSVLVTHIILAAVILPLALVTLYRGWTLQVAKHRSIARITLPLWLYVSLSGIVVYLMLYS